From one Triticum urartu cultivar G1812 chromosome 3, Tu2.1, whole genome shotgun sequence genomic stretch:
- the LOC125543739 gene encoding protein NRT1/ PTR FAMILY 5.2-like, which produces MAHYGIASNLVLYLTRELHQGTVRSANNVTNWAGTSLITPVLGAYIADAHLGRYRTFMAASAIYLLGMCLLTMAVSLPSLKPPACGTGTADPSCERKASSLQLGVFFLALYTLAVGTGGTKPNISTIGADQFDKHEPRERRQKLSFFNWWMFSIFLGTLFANTVLVYIQDKIGWTVGYALPTIGLAVSIAVFTAGTPLYRHKPTSPESSLAKMAGVIVAAVRKCRVPAPADPRDLHELDPEHYDRKKTSPLPHTPNFSVLSKAAVRTGTGSTSRWSLSTVTQVEETKQMLKMLPVLFITFVPSAMLAQINTLFVKQGTTLERRVGGFDIPPASLQGFVTVSMLVSVVLYDRLFVPCTRRLTKNPRGISLLQRMGVGLVLHIAIMMVASATERRRLAVARENGVLDSRGTMVPLSIFVLLPQFLFMGVADAFLEVAKIEFFYDQAPEGMKSLGTSYAMISLGVGNFLSSFLLSTVSRVTRRRGGGHGGWIQNNLNASRLDLYYAFFAVLNCANLLVFFAVCRMYVYNADIADGGREKQGRPGMVKEPTVPATE; this is translated from the exons ATGGCGCACTATGGTATCGCGTCCAACCTGGTGCTGTACCTGACGAGGGAGCTGCACCAGGGCACGGTGCGCTCCGCCAACAACGTCACCAACTGGGCCGGCACCAGCCTCATCACGCCCGTCCTCGGCGCCTACATCGCCGACGCCCACCTCGGACGCTACCGCACCTTCATGGCCGCCTCCGCCATCTACCTTCTC GGAATGTGCCTGCTGACCATGGCCGTGTCGCTGCCGTCGCTGAAGCCGCCGGCGTGCGGCACCGGCACGGCGGACCCGAGCTGCGAGCGCAAGGCGTCGAGCCTGCAGCTGGGCGTGTTCTTTCTGGCCCTGTACACCCTCGCCGTCGGCACAGGCGGCACCAAGCCCAACATCTCCACCATCGGCGCCGACCAGTTCGACAAGCACGAGCCGCGGGAGCGCCGGCAGAAGCTCTCCTTCTTCAACTGGTGGATGTTCAGCATCTTCCTGGGCACGCTCTTCGCCAACACCGTCCTCGTCTACATCCAGGACAAGATCGGCTGGACCGTCGGCTACGCGCTCCCCACCATCGGCCTCGCCGTCTCCATCGCCGTGTTCACCGCCGGAACGCCCCTGTACCGCCACAAGCCGACCTCACCCGAGAGCTCCCTCGCCAAGATGGCCGGGGTCATCGTCGCCGCCGTCCGCAAGTGCCGCGTCCCGGCGCCCGCGGACCCGCGCGACCTGCACGAGCTCGACCCCGAGCACTACGACAGGAAAAAGACGTCCCCGCTGCCCCACACGCCGAATTTCAGTGTGCTGAGCAAAGCGGCGGTGAGGACCGGGACCGGGAGCACGTCGCGGTGGTCGCTGAGCACGGTGACGCAGGTGGAGGAGACGAAGCAGATGCTCAAGATGCTTCCCGTGCTGTTCATCACGTTCGTGCCGAGCGCGATGCTGGCCCAGATCAACACGCTGTTCGTGAAGCAGGGCACGACGCTGGAGCGGCGCGTCGGCGGCTTCGACATCCCGCCGGCGAGCCTGCAGGGGTTCGTGACCGTCTCCATGCTCGTCTCCGTCGTGCTCTACGACCGCCTCTTCGTGCCCTGCACGCGGCGCCTGACAAAGAACCCGCGGGGCATCTCGCTGCTCCAGCGGATGGGCGTCGGGCTCGTCCTCCACATCGCGATCATGATGGTCGCGTCGGCGACCGAGCGGCGCCGCCTGGCCGTGGCGCGCGAGAACGGCGTGCTCGACAGCAGGGGCACGATGGTCCCGCTCTCCATCTTCGTGCTGCTCCCGCAGTTCCTGTTCATGGGCGTCGCCGACGCCTTCCTGGAGGTGGCCAAGATCGAGTTCTTCTACGACCAGGCGCCCGAGGGGATGAAGAGCCTCGGCACGTCCTACGCCATGATCAGCCTCGGCGTCGGCAACTTCCTCAGCAGCTTCCTGCTGTCGACGGTGTCGCGCGTCACgcggcggcgcggaggaggaCATGGAGGCTGGATCCAGAACAACCTCAACGCCTCGCGGCTGGACCTCTACTACGCCTTCTTCGCCGTGCTCAACTGCGCCAACCTCCTCGTCTTCTTCGCCGTGTGCCGGATGTACGTGTATAACGCGGACATCGCTGACGGTGGCAGGGAGAAGCAGGGGAGGCCAGGAATGGTGAAGGAGCCAACCGTACCAGCTACAGAGTAG